From Amycolatopsis cihanbeyliensis, a single genomic window includes:
- a CDS encoding MCE family protein, with product MKQRIVLVKLAAFVLSCVLAAVLVINTLTDPLPGRTVSYHAVFTDAHGLRPGSEVSVAGVRVGTVTELRLRDGRALVTFEVATAQHVPAGALAVIRYADLLGARYLAVTEGEPGGGELAPGSTIPVQRTRPALDLTALFNGFKPLFDSVEPAEVNQLAREIAAVFHGRTGSLDGLLSKVVSVTSTLAGKDEVLGEVLENLTGVLDTMRDHRTDLRSLIGSLAELTSAAAQSRERIAGALDSGAALAGSLTRLLGDLGPRLSSDVRALREVTGTMAANREEFEVLLREAPEFVSTLGRTLDYGSWVNVYVCNLGVTIGGEPIELGAGPHSEVCR from the coding sequence GTGAAGCAGCGAATCGTCCTGGTCAAGCTGGCCGCGTTCGTCCTCAGCTGCGTGCTCGCCGCCGTGCTGGTGATCAACACGCTCACCGACCCGTTGCCCGGCCGCACCGTCAGCTACCACGCCGTGTTCACCGACGCGCACGGGCTGCGGCCCGGCTCCGAGGTGTCGGTGGCCGGAGTGCGGGTCGGCACGGTCACCGAGCTGCGGCTGCGGGACGGGCGTGCGCTGGTCACCTTCGAGGTCGCCACCGCCCAGCACGTCCCGGCCGGGGCGCTGGCCGTGATCCGCTACGCCGACCTGCTCGGTGCCCGCTACCTCGCGGTCACCGAGGGCGAGCCGGGCGGGGGCGAGCTCGCGCCCGGCTCCACCATCCCGGTGCAGCGTACCCGCCCCGCGCTCGACCTGACCGCGCTGTTCAACGGGTTCAAGCCGCTGTTCGACTCCGTCGAGCCCGCGGAGGTCAACCAGCTGGCGAGGGAGATCGCGGCGGTGTTCCACGGCCGCACCGGCTCGCTCGACGGGCTGCTCAGCAAGGTGGTGTCGGTGACCTCCACGCTCGCGGGCAAGGACGAGGTGCTCGGCGAGGTGCTGGAGAACCTCACCGGGGTGCTGGACACCATGCGGGACCACCGCACCGACCTGCGTTCCCTGATCGGCAGCCTGGCCGAGCTGACCTCGGCCGCGGCGCAGTCCCGCGAGCGGATCGCCGGTGCGCTGGACAGCGGCGCCGCGCTGGCCGGCTCGCTCACCCGCCTGCTCGGCGACCTCGGCCCGCGACTGTCCTCGGACGTGCGGGCCCTGCGCGAGGTGACCGGCACGATGGCGGCCAACCGGGAGGAGTTCGAGGTACTGCTGCGGGAGGCGCCGGAGTTTGTCTCCACCCTCGGCCGCACTCTCGACTACGGCTCCTGGGTCAACGTCTACGTCTGCAACCTCGGCGTCACCATCGGCGGGGAACCGATCGAGCTCGGTGCGGGTCCGCATTCGGAGGTGTGCCGATGA
- a CDS encoding MCE family protein translates to MTGGIPPRRGPVRDGAIGAVVLLLVVALAIAVPRLSFRAATHAYSAEFGNAAGLTSGDQVYVAGVPAGRVTGVALAGDRVRVDFRLDSGQPLGAGSGAAVKLGTILGTRYLSVRPAGEGALPAGGTIPLERTSVPYSLNDIGTRAADTAQAFDLPALRRMIEALRRHTPDGELLGKALDGVGRASELVRAHGGRFRELLAGVRSLTSTLLDERDTLTRLLGDAELVAELLSSRRETIRSIIAGVHELSTALENLLRENEPLLGPLLADLHTITDTLSRNAEAIGETLRLLGPASRYLADATGNGPWGDVSAPAGPLPDNLLCVAGLLGGCR, encoded by the coding sequence ATGACGGGCGGGATACCGCCACGCCGCGGGCCGGTCCGGGACGGCGCCATCGGTGCCGTGGTACTGCTGCTCGTGGTCGCGCTGGCGATCGCCGTGCCCCGGCTGTCCTTCCGCGCCGCCACCCACGCCTACTCCGCCGAGTTCGGCAACGCCGCCGGACTCACCTCGGGAGACCAGGTGTACGTGGCAGGTGTGCCGGCGGGCCGGGTCACCGGTGTCGCGCTGGCCGGGGACCGGGTGCGGGTGGATTTCCGGCTGGACAGCGGGCAACCGCTCGGCGCGGGCAGCGGCGCCGCGGTCAAGCTCGGCACCATCCTCGGCACCCGCTACCTCTCCGTCCGGCCCGCCGGCGAGGGGGCGCTGCCCGCGGGCGGAACCATCCCGCTGGAACGGACCTCGGTGCCGTACAGCCTGAACGATATCGGGACACGGGCGGCGGACACCGCGCAGGCATTCGACCTTCCCGCACTGCGGCGAATGATCGAGGCGCTACGGCGACACACCCCGGACGGCGAACTGCTCGGCAAGGCACTGGACGGGGTCGGCAGGGCGAGTGAGCTGGTGCGGGCGCACGGCGGCCGGTTCCGCGAGCTGCTGGCCGGGGTGCGCTCGCTGACCTCCACCCTGCTCGACGAGCGCGACACCCTGACCCGCCTGCTCGGCGACGCCGAACTGGTGGCGGAGTTGCTGTCCTCCCGGCGGGAGACCATCCGCTCGATCATCGCGGGCGTGCACGAGCTGAGCACCGCGCTGGAGAACCTGCTGCGGGAGAACGAACCACTGCTCGGGCCGCTGCTGGCTGACCTGCACACGATCACCGACACGCTCAGCCGCAACGCCGAGGCGATCGGCGAGACCCTGCGGCTGCTCGGCCCGGCCAGCCGTTACCTCGCCGACGCCACCGGCAACGGCCCATGGGGTGACGTCTCCGCCCCCGCCGGGCCCCTGCCGGACAACCTGCTGTGTGTCGCCGGACTGCTCGGAGGCTGCCGATGA
- a CDS encoding MCE family protein — translation MTRSPARLLSVACVLALLAALGWYSFLRPRPALHLSADFAAADGIFPGSRVAVLGVPVGTVESVTPRGASVRIAMSLPAETSVPRDARAYIMNPAVVSDRFVELAPAHTTGPTLPDGAVIPLGRTHSPITFDRLTRSLDELLTALGPDGANSDGGLGELLHGTARALEGNGGRLRDAIAAVTQATDVLAGGTGDLGAVLDNVDKLTSALAEHKSTVDALARTVGTAATDFGAQQEQVAESIAALSSVLGRLDGLLREHGERLTGDLEGLAELSTTLVGRQRELAETLDTLPLALENFGRAVTEDGRLRIRLDISTNLSQFPTTAKLCARIPLPLCEGAGIVNPVPFPPELPEALGLDAALNGGG, via the coding sequence ATGACCCGCTCCCCGGCCAGGTTGCTCAGCGTCGCCTGCGTGCTTGCCCTGCTCGCCGCGCTCGGCTGGTACTCCTTCCTCCGCCCGCGGCCCGCGCTGCACCTTTCCGCCGATTTCGCCGCAGCGGACGGGATATTCCCCGGCAGCAGGGTCGCCGTACTCGGGGTGCCGGTCGGCACCGTCGAGTCGGTCACGCCGCGCGGCGCGAGCGTGCGGATCGCGATGAGCCTGCCCGCCGAGACCTCGGTCCCCCGGGACGCCCGGGCGTACATCATGAACCCCGCTGTGGTCAGCGACCGGTTCGTCGAGCTCGCACCCGCGCACACCACCGGGCCCACGCTGCCCGACGGCGCGGTGATCCCGCTCGGGCGCACCCACTCCCCGATCACCTTCGACCGGCTCACCCGGTCGCTGGATGAGTTGCTCACCGCGCTGGGCCCGGACGGTGCGAACTCGGACGGCGGGCTGGGCGAACTCCTGCACGGCACCGCTCGGGCGCTCGAGGGCAACGGCGGCAGGCTACGGGACGCCATCGCGGCGGTCACCCAGGCCACCGACGTCCTCGCCGGCGGAACGGGCGACCTCGGGGCGGTACTGGACAATGTGGACAAATTGACCAGTGCACTCGCCGAACACAAGTCCACAGTGGATGCTCTGGCGCGCACTGTCGGCACGGCGGCCACGGACTTCGGCGCGCAGCAGGAGCAGGTGGCCGAGAGCATCGCGGCGCTGTCCTCCGTGCTGGGCAGGCTGGACGGCCTGCTGCGCGAGCACGGCGAGCGGCTGACCGGCGACCTGGAAGGGCTGGCCGAGCTGAGCACCACCCTGGTGGGGCGGCAGCGGGAACTCGCCGAGACGCTGGACACGCTGCCGCTGGCGCTGGAGAACTTCGGGCGCGCGGTGACCGAGGACGGCAGGCTGCGCATCCGGCTGGACATCTCGACCAACCTGAGCCAGTTCCCCACCACGGCGAAGCTGTGCGCGCGGATCCCGCTGCCGCTGTGCGAGGGAGCGGGGATCGTCAACCCGGTCCCCTTCCCGCCCGAGTTGCCCGAGGCGCTCGGCCTGGATGCCGCGCTGAACGGGGGTGGATGA
- a CDS encoding MCE family protein — translation MGGRFRRGLALLLALAPLLAGCGFSLHNAGFGGTSGPAYRVTVSFTDVAGLPVGGVVRIGQAEVGRVAGIRTRDFHALAELDIHAGVELPAGTRARLELTSALGEQFVALEPPDAGNAGRPLTDGALIPLERTSRGPDVENTLAAVGALLNGSGIDQLRTIVTEANAALGGRAGTVRDLLTRLDSVLSTVDAHGDEITVTIDAMHTLSTRLAEGRPTIEAALTDIRPALDALLAERERFTTLLGALDSLGRNARGLLDETGTALTAQLRALRPVLDDLRAAGADLGGTLSGLREFAGLLRRATPGDYLMLDGTLNVPLTLAEILDPGRLPGAQPPRGSAGALLEGGTR, via the coding sequence ATGGGCGGCCGGTTCCGGCGGGGTCTCGCCCTGCTCCTGGCGCTGGCGCCACTGCTCGCGGGCTGCGGGTTCAGCCTGCACAACGCCGGGTTCGGCGGCACCTCCGGCCCGGCGTACCGGGTGACCGTGTCCTTCACCGACGTGGCAGGCCTTCCGGTCGGCGGGGTGGTGCGGATCGGGCAGGCCGAGGTCGGGCGGGTCGCCGGCATCCGCACGCGGGACTTCCACGCGCTGGCCGAGCTGGACATCCACGCCGGCGTCGAGTTGCCCGCGGGCACCAGGGCGCGGCTGGAGCTGACCTCCGCCCTGGGTGAGCAGTTCGTGGCGCTGGAACCGCCGGACGCCGGGAACGCCGGGCGCCCGCTGACCGACGGCGCGCTGATCCCGCTGGAGCGCACCAGCCGCGGCCCCGATGTGGAGAACACCCTCGCCGCGGTGGGCGCTCTGCTGAACGGGTCCGGGATCGACCAGCTGCGCACCATCGTGACCGAGGCGAACGCCGCACTCGGCGGCCGTGCGGGCACCGTCCGCGACCTGCTCACCAGGCTCGACTCCGTACTATCCACAGTGGATGCGCATGGCGATGAGATCACCGTGACCATCGACGCGATGCACACCCTGTCCACCCGGCTCGCCGAGGGCAGGCCGACCATCGAGGCGGCGCTGACCGATATCCGGCCCGCGCTGGACGCGCTGCTGGCCGAGCGGGAACGGTTCACCACGCTGCTCGGCGCGCTCGACTCGCTCGGGCGCAATGCCCGCGGCCTGCTGGACGAGACGGGCACCGCGCTCACCGCGCAGCTACGTGCGCTGCGGCCGGTGCTGGACGACCTGCGTGCCGCGGGCGCCGACCTCGGCGGCACCCTGTCCGGGCTGCGCGAGTTCGCCGGCCTGCTGCGGCGGGCGACCCCCGGCGACTACCTCATGCTGGACGGGACGCTGAACGTCCCGCTCACCCTCGCCGAGATCCTCGACCCTGGGCGGCTGCCCGGTGCGCAGCCGCCCAGGGGGTCCGCGGGCGCGCTGCTGGAAGGAGGGACCCGATGA
- a CDS encoding MlaD family protein has product MTSRLALVQLALFTVIGLGCGYYVLTDVLGPQGLRAPTTVTVRMPDTGGLAGAAQVTYRGVDVGRVSGTRIADGGKGVEVELELDPRARIPADSEAVVTMDSPIAILRLDLRPADEHPPYLTDGSVIEGENTRRPLPLETLLTDFTALADSLPTEDIAVLGEALATGLNGAAPQLRRTMDNTVALLRFATQRGPQLRRLAGNGRALLGDGGDRLRRLTAAMRELTGGLRAQEPAFSELLAVGPGPARRIAGMMADNQPALTTLLGNLVTTSQLVGVRAPAVEQTLTSLPETLTELGGIVEGDAANFYLVGTQGPVCYHRTPRRPPQDTAPRDPELNWRCPPGPALGQRGAANAPRPDPPAPRTYDPATGRSLPFDVGTGGQGAVLGPRSWSSILLQGVR; this is encoded by the coding sequence ATGACCAGCCGCCTCGCCCTCGTCCAGCTCGCGCTGTTCACCGTGATCGGCCTCGGCTGCGGCTACTACGTGCTGACCGACGTGCTCGGCCCGCAGGGCCTGCGCGCCCCGACCACGGTGACCGTGCGGATGCCGGACACCGGCGGTCTTGCCGGGGCGGCACAGGTGACCTACCGCGGGGTCGATGTCGGCAGGGTGTCCGGTACCCGCATCGCGGACGGCGGCAAGGGGGTCGAGGTCGAGCTGGAGCTCGACCCGCGGGCGCGGATACCGGCCGACAGTGAGGCCGTGGTGACCATGGACAGCCCGATCGCCATCCTGCGCCTCGACCTGCGACCGGCGGACGAGCACCCGCCGTACCTGACCGACGGCAGCGTGATCGAGGGCGAGAACACCCGCAGGCCGCTACCGCTGGAGACCCTGCTGACGGACTTCACCGCGCTGGCCGACAGCCTGCCCACCGAGGACATCGCCGTGCTCGGCGAGGCGCTGGCGACCGGGCTGAACGGGGCCGCGCCACAGTTGCGCCGCACCATGGACAACACCGTGGCCCTGCTGCGGTTCGCCACGCAGCGCGGCCCCCAGCTGCGCAGGCTGGCCGGCAACGGCCGGGCGCTGCTCGGCGACGGCGGCGACCGGTTGCGCCGGCTCACCGCCGCGATGCGGGAACTCACCGGTGGCCTGCGGGCACAGGAACCGGCGTTCAGCGAGCTGCTGGCGGTCGGGCCGGGGCCCGCCCGCCGGATCGCGGGGATGATGGCGGACAACCAGCCCGCACTGACCACCCTGCTCGGCAACCTGGTGACCACGTCCCAGCTCGTCGGCGTGCGGGCACCGGCCGTCGAGCAGACGCTGACCTCGCTGCCCGAGACACTCACCGAGCTGGGCGGGATCGTCGAGGGGGACGCGGCGAACTTCTACCTGGTCGGCACCCAGGGGCCGGTGTGCTATCACCGGACTCCCCGCCGCCCACCGCAGGACACCGCGCCACGCGATCCGGAACTGAACTGGCGGTGCCCACCGGGTCCCGCGCTCGGCCAGCGGGGCGCGGCGAACGCTCCCCGCCCGGACCCGCCGGCACCTCGTACCTACGACCCGGCCACCGGACGGTCGCTGCCGTTCGACGTCGGAACCGGCGGGCAGGGCGCCGTGCTCGGCCCGCGTTCCTGGTCCTCGATCCTGCTGCAAGGAGTGCGATGA
- a CDS encoding acyl-CoA dehydrogenase family protein: MTTPTQQQRDFVHAIGEFCRRELPGASAAPHDAGIYAKLAELGWLGIALPEEYGGSGGGMTDLVLFLEETGYWQAPIGGFATSVITAAAYRNFGNEAQKRRVLTDFLNGRVLSISMSEPGAGSDVGALTCRAERTAEGWVLNGQKTWCSNAHIAEHILLVARTSTEGGKHEGLTMFSVPAGIEGLTVHGIDTMGGREVNDLYLTDCLLPADAVVGVEGRAWPQLMAGLNIERMILAAHMLGTARRAFDDTVGYVRQREQFGRPVGSFQALRHRLADHATELECTRLLVHDVARRIEENPGEPLPRAASMAKLKATEFAKAMALDGMQMMGGYGYATEYGMERLLRSSVVSTVYGGTSEIQRDIIGKSLGL, encoded by the coding sequence ATGACGACACCCACCCAGCAGCAGCGTGACTTCGTGCACGCCATCGGCGAGTTCTGCCGCCGCGAGTTGCCCGGCGCGTCCGCGGCACCACACGACGCGGGGATCTACGCGAAGCTGGCCGAGCTCGGCTGGCTCGGCATCGCGCTCCCGGAGGAGTACGGCGGCTCCGGTGGCGGGATGACGGACCTGGTGCTGTTCCTCGAGGAGACCGGCTACTGGCAGGCGCCGATCGGTGGGTTCGCCACCTCGGTGATCACGGCGGCCGCGTACCGGAACTTCGGTAACGAGGCCCAGAAACGTCGGGTGCTCACCGACTTCCTGAACGGCAGGGTACTGTCGATCTCGATGTCCGAGCCGGGTGCCGGCTCGGACGTGGGAGCGCTGACCTGCCGCGCGGAGCGTACCGCCGAGGGCTGGGTGCTGAACGGGCAGAAGACCTGGTGCTCGAACGCGCATATCGCCGAGCACATCCTGCTGGTGGCGCGCACCTCCACCGAGGGAGGCAAGCACGAGGGGTTGACCATGTTCTCGGTGCCCGCCGGCATCGAAGGGCTCACCGTGCACGGCATCGACACCATGGGTGGCAGGGAGGTCAACGACCTGTACCTCACCGACTGCCTCCTGCCCGCGGACGCGGTGGTCGGCGTGGAGGGCAGGGCCTGGCCGCAACTGATGGCCGGGTTGAACATCGAGCGGATGATCCTGGCGGCACATATGCTCGGCACCGCCCGGCGCGCCTTCGACGACACGGTGGGTTACGTGCGGCAGCGCGAGCAGTTCGGCCGGCCGGTCGGCAGCTTCCAAGCCCTGCGGCACCGGCTCGCCGACCACGCGACCGAGCTGGAATGCACCCGCCTGCTGGTACACGACGTGGCCCGCAGGATCGAGGAGAACCCGGGTGAGCCACTCCCCCGCGCGGCCTCGATGGCCAAGCTCAAGGCCACCGAGTTCGCCAAGGCCATGGCACTGGACGGCATGCAGATGATGGGCGGCTACGGCTACGCCACCGAGTACGGCATGGAGCGCCTGCTCCGCAGCAGCGTCGTTTCCACCGTGTACGGCGGAACCAGCGAGATCCAACGGGACATCATCGGCAAGTCCCTCGGCCTCTGA
- a CDS encoding group I truncated hemoglobin, whose amino-acid sequence MHLPYRSITTAEECRREPVRRSSHNTGKVDLVSGSGLYQRLGRHAGTAAIVDDFYRRVLADADLQRHFAGVSMPIQRRHMTAFLISAVGGPDTYRGRDLNSAHEGLAVTGSDFDGIAELLAQSLREHAVAEEDVATVLTRIGSLRSQIVGVDGQWIRRH is encoded by the coding sequence ATGCATCTACCGTACCGGTCGATAACAACGGCGGAGGAATGCCGCCGAGAACCGGTTCGAAGATCCTCTCACAACACCGGAAAGGTTGATCTTGTGTCGGGTTCAGGCCTGTATCAACGTCTCGGTCGGCACGCGGGAACGGCCGCGATAGTTGATGATTTCTATCGGCGAGTACTCGCGGATGCCGACCTCCAGCGCCATTTCGCCGGGGTCAGCATGCCGATACAGCGCAGGCATATGACGGCATTCCTGATCTCCGCGGTCGGCGGCCCGGACACCTACCGCGGTCGCGACCTGAACAGCGCGCACGAAGGCCTCGCGGTGACCGGAAGCGATTTCGACGGTATCGCCGAGTTGCTGGCACAGTCGCTGCGTGAGCACGCGGTGGCCGAGGAGGATGTGGCGACCGTGCTCACCAGGATAGGGAGCCTGAGATCGCAGATCGTCGGTGTGGACGGGCAGTGGATCCGGCGGCACTGA
- a CDS encoding globin domain-containing protein — protein MDPAALKESWTRVCAAGGDAVALYFYSHLALREPAIRDMFPLGMAGQRDKFVNALGTIVASVDQVDRLGDFLARLGSEHVEFGAKPEHYPPVGSSLIATLAHFEGAAWTPELATNWAEAYQAISAVMLEAAESSGTDRPGTWR, from the coding sequence GTGGATCCGGCGGCACTGAAAGAATCCTGGACGCGGGTGTGCGCCGCGGGCGGCGACGCGGTGGCATTGTACTTCTACTCGCATCTCGCGCTGCGTGAACCGGCGATTCGTGACATGTTTCCGCTGGGCATGGCAGGCCAGCGGGACAAGTTCGTCAATGCCCTCGGCACGATCGTGGCCTCGGTGGACCAAGTCGACCGGCTCGGGGATTTCCTGGCACGATTGGGCAGCGAACATGTCGAATTCGGCGCAAAACCGGAGCATTACCCGCCGGTGGGATCCAGCCTGATCGCCACGTTGGCGCATTTCGAGGGCGCTGCCTGGACGCCGGAACTGGCCACGAACTGGGCCGAGGCGTACCAGGCGATCAGCGCGGTAATGCTGGAGGCCGCCGAAAGCTCCGGCACCGACCGGCCCGGAACCTGGAGGTGA
- a CDS encoding DivIVA domain-containing protein, with translation MPHSSRHHRLTPHDVRGVRFPPSRFGTRGYRESDVDAFLDLLAEALAERDREIAREREEIHRIRDWRRSHGVPDEGRREPTPAEVNIYSRAQLRAESLEARAQHLLRQSEAAARQRFDEIVHQASDQAKVVSVHASVIRNLLEAQLQRLIQEIHDLGNPAGGDAEGWQADQSPSLGVHRADGRS, from the coding sequence ATGCCGCATTCTTCCCGACACCACCGACTCACCCCGCACGACGTACGCGGGGTCCGGTTCCCGCCGAGCCGGTTCGGCACCCGCGGGTACCGGGAAAGCGATGTGGACGCGTTCCTCGACCTGCTGGCCGAGGCGCTGGCCGAGCGCGATCGGGAGATCGCAAGGGAACGCGAGGAAATCCACCGGATCCGCGACTGGCGCCGCTCGCACGGAGTGCCGGACGAGGGGCGGCGCGAACCGACCCCCGCGGAGGTCAATATCTACAGCCGGGCCCAGCTCCGCGCCGAGTCACTCGAAGCCAGGGCGCAACACCTGCTGCGGCAGTCCGAAGCGGCCGCGCGGCAACGATTCGACGAGATCGTGCATCAGGCCAGCGATCAAGCCAAGGTGGTCAGCGTGCACGCGTCGGTGATCCGAAACCTGCTCGAGGCCCAGCTGCAGCGGCTGATCCAGGAGATCCACGACCTCGGCAATCCAGCCGGCGGCGACGCCGAAGGATGGCAGGCCGACCAGTCACCGTCGCTGGGGGTACATCGTGCGGACGGCCGGTCCTGA
- a CDS encoding amino acid adenylation domain-containing protein: protein MRQKTVDHPRTEPTADPLENLSDNDRLLFHAFGWGESRPVPHTLVHHAFEHHAAAAPDAIAAEHRGERITYGELNRRADRLARILAGYGVRRGDRVGLFLRRGIPMLTGILGTLKAGAGYVPQDVRIATEPQLRHIIATAGTRVILTLSDLADRIPAPEGHTCLTLDTLPDPPAGPAPEEDFPPPEPGRAEDTCYVLFTSGTTGNPNGVRITHGNVCNILLGEPGGLGIRPGWRVAQLLNIAFDMAAWEILGCLSHGGTLVIRDEDLADTVREVEVVIATPTVLGSIDPASARRIRRVAVAGEPCPRPLADRWARLCTFHNACGPTETTIVNTMQRHEPGALRLTIGRPTPNNTVYVLDEHRRPCPIGETGEMWAGGAGVSAGYLDNPRLNAERYAPDPFLPGNRLMFRTRDLGRWTPDGELEHLGRTDDQVKVRGFRVELDSVSAALEVVPGCTRAATIKLDDRTLVSFVQPTAVDPVEAAAAVAAALPYYCVPARVYPLPALPSTSRGKIDKAALLRIARTEGIAA, encoded by the coding sequence ATGCGCCAAAAAACGGTTGATCACCCGAGAACGGAACCCACGGCCGACCCGCTGGAAAACCTCTCCGACAACGATCGCCTGCTGTTCCACGCATTCGGGTGGGGCGAGAGCAGGCCGGTGCCACACACCCTTGTGCACCACGCCTTCGAGCACCACGCCGCCGCGGCGCCGGACGCGATCGCCGCCGAGCACCGGGGCGAACGAATCACCTACGGCGAGCTGAACCGCCGGGCCGACCGGTTGGCCCGTATTCTGGCCGGATACGGGGTACGCCGCGGCGACCGGGTCGGGCTGTTCCTGCGCCGCGGCATCCCGATGCTGACCGGCATCCTGGGCACGCTCAAGGCGGGGGCCGGCTATGTGCCACAGGATGTCCGCATCGCCACCGAACCGCAGCTACGGCACATCATCGCCACCGCGGGCACCCGCGTCATACTCACCCTTTCCGACCTCGCCGACCGCATCCCGGCGCCCGAGGGGCACACCTGCCTCACGCTGGACACCCTGCCGGACCCGCCCGCCGGACCCGCGCCGGAGGAGGACTTCCCGCCCCCGGAACCGGGTCGCGCGGAGGACACCTGCTACGTGCTGTTCACCTCGGGAACCACCGGAAATCCGAACGGCGTGCGGATCACGCACGGCAACGTGTGCAACATCCTGCTGGGCGAACCGGGTGGCCTGGGGATCCGGCCGGGCTGGCGGGTCGCCCAACTGCTGAACATCGCCTTCGACATGGCCGCGTGGGAGATACTCGGCTGCCTCAGCCACGGCGGTACCCTGGTCATCCGGGACGAGGACCTCGCCGACACCGTCCGCGAGGTGGAGGTCGTGATCGCCACGCCGACCGTTCTGGGCTCGATAGACCCCGCGTCCGCCCGGCGGATACGGCGGGTCGCCGTGGCCGGGGAACCGTGCCCGCGGCCGCTCGCCGACCGGTGGGCACGGTTGTGCACCTTCCACAACGCCTGCGGGCCGACCGAGACGACGATCGTGAACACCATGCAGCGGCACGAGCCCGGCGCCCTGCGGCTCACCATCGGCCGCCCGACGCCGAACAACACCGTGTACGTGCTCGACGAGCACCGCAGGCCCTGCCCGATCGGGGAAACCGGGGAGATGTGGGCCGGCGGGGCCGGGGTGTCCGCGGGATACCTGGACAACCCGCGGCTCAATGCCGAGCGCTACGCACCGGATCCGTTCCTGCCGGGGAACCGGTTGATGTTCCGCACCCGCGACCTCGGCCGCTGGACCCCCGACGGCGAGTTGGAGCATCTGGGCCGGACCGACGACCAGGTGAAGGTCCGGGGCTTCCGGGTGGAGCTGGACTCGGTGTCGGCCGCGCTGGAGGTCGTTCCGGGATGCACCAGGGCCGCGACGATCAAACTGGACGACCGGACGCTGGTGTCCTTCGTCCAGCCCACCGCGGTCGATCCGGTCGAGGCGGCAGCGGCGGTGGCCGCGGCACTGCCCTACTACTGCGTGCCCGCGCGGGTGTACCCACTGCCCGCGTTGCCGTCCACCAGCCGGGGAAAGATCGACAAAGCGGCGCTGCTCAGGATCGCCCGCACGGAAGGGATCGCGGCATGA
- a CDS encoding enoyl-CoA hydratase-related protein — MNLKIERSGRVVTVRLHRPEVRNALSTELLTELIETLRPLDSDPEVGCFVITGSERAFAAGADIGEMAGKSFAEVYTTDFFAGWDAFAALRTPKIAAVSGYALGGGCELAMMCDLIVAADSARFGQPEITLGVIPGIGGTQRLTRLVGKAKAMDLVLTGRMMDAAEAERCGLVSRVFPDERLLTEVAAIAEGIAGRGRLAVLAARESVDRALEGGLAEGLRFERRIFHALFATADQAEGMRAFLEKRQPHFTGG, encoded by the coding sequence ATGAACCTGAAGATCGAACGTAGCGGACGGGTCGTCACGGTACGGCTGCACCGACCCGAGGTCCGCAACGCACTGAGCACCGAACTGCTGACCGAGCTCATCGAGACCCTGCGGCCGCTGGACTCCGATCCCGAGGTGGGGTGTTTCGTCATCACCGGCTCGGAACGGGCCTTCGCCGCCGGGGCCGATATCGGCGAGATGGCGGGGAAGTCCTTCGCCGAGGTGTACACGACGGACTTCTTCGCCGGCTGGGACGCCTTCGCCGCGCTGCGTACCCCGAAGATCGCCGCGGTTTCCGGCTACGCCCTCGGCGGCGGGTGCGAGCTGGCGATGATGTGCGACCTGATCGTCGCCGCCGACTCGGCGCGGTTCGGCCAACCCGAGATCACCCTCGGCGTGATTCCCGGTATCGGCGGGACCCAGCGGCTCACCCGGCTCGTCGGCAAGGCCAAGGCGATGGATCTGGTTCTCACCGGCCGGATGATGGACGCCGCCGAAGCCGAACGGTGCGGCCTGGTTTCCAGGGTCTTCCCGGACGAGCGGCTGCTGACCGAGGTGGCCGCCATCGCGGAGGGTATCGCCGGCCGTGGCAGGCTCGCCGTCCTGGCGGCACGCGAGTCGGTCGACCGCGCGCTGGAGGGCGGCCTTGCCGAGGGACTTCGGTTCGAACGCCGGATCTTCCATGCCCTGTTCGCGACCGCCGACCAGGCGGAGGGAATGCGGGCGTTCCTGGAGAAACGACAACCCCACTTCACCGGCGGCTGA
- a CDS encoding PspC domain-containing protein has translation MGAVLDRPRNGKVIAGVCAGIADRMGWNRSKVRLVFVLSCILPGPQFLAYIVLWVLMPKREA, from the coding sequence ATGGGCGCCGTGCTGGACCGTCCCCGGAACGGGAAGGTCATCGCCGGGGTGTGTGCCGGTATCGCCGATCGGATGGGGTGGAACCGGAGCAAGGTGCGGCTGGTGTTCGTGCTGTCCTGCATCCTGCCCGGACCACAGTTTCTCGCCTACATCGTACTGTGGGTGTTGATGCCCAAGCGCGAGGCCTGA